Proteins from one Methanococcus maripaludis C5 genomic window:
- a CDS encoding tRNA pseudouridine(54/55) synthase Pus10 codes for MNIDYSVLKKYPLCDRCFGRLYGKLIRSSNFERGHALKLAKAIELEEDLRTTLEKMNESSETSEVNSTDLEKLEEIKELMYALHKTGTSGIKLDLIHDIEKYETKFKDEAEYEKTEECEDLCPWCKGIFEPENIEKVAENVVDALSEYEFDSFLIGTKLPKRFKELEKEIETPFMESIRQEFGRELGKVVVPLVKRRVDKENPDIVVMVNPYNQKVTLQVNPVFIKGRYKKLVRGIPQSHWHCRACRGKGCEKCNFTGKQYMTSVEEIIAEPFMEVMKGSSEALHGAGREDIDVRMLGNGRPFVIEIKEPKVRKVNLEELASKVNESETVEIINVEYGVKKDVHFFKNEPHKKTYLAHVECEEKVSNEEVAELVNELEDLTIDQRTPDRVSHRRADLVRVRKVYKAWPHMIDDYNFELKIFCDGGLYIKELISGDEGRTTPSVSELLNNKCICKFLDVLDVHDYDDVENI; via the coding sequence ATGAATATAGATTATTCTGTTTTAAAAAAATACCCATTGTGCGACAGATGTTTTGGAAGACTTTATGGAAAACTTATTAGGTCGAGTAATTTTGAGAGGGGACACGCCTTAAAACTTGCAAAAGCAATCGAACTTGAAGAAGATTTAAGAACTACCCTTGAAAAAATGAATGAATCATCTGAAACTTCTGAAGTGAATTCAACAGATCTTGAAAAATTAGAAGAAATCAAAGAACTGATGTATGCACTCCATAAAACAGGTACTTCAGGAATAAAACTTGATTTAATTCATGATATCGAGAAATACGAAACAAAATTTAAAGATGAAGCTGAATACGAAAAAACAGAAGAGTGTGAAGACCTCTGTCCTTGGTGTAAGGGAATTTTTGAACCTGAAAATATTGAAAAAGTTGCTGAAAATGTAGTTGATGCACTTTCTGAATACGAGTTCGACAGTTTTTTGATTGGTACAAAACTTCCAAAAAGGTTTAAAGAACTTGAAAAAGAGATTGAAACTCCATTTATGGAAAGTATAAGGCAGGAATTTGGAAGAGAACTTGGAAAAGTTGTAGTTCCGTTAGTTAAAAGGCGAGTTGACAAGGAAAATCCTGATATCGTTGTAATGGTAAACCCGTACAACCAGAAAGTTACGCTTCAGGTAAACCCCGTATTTATCAAAGGAAGATATAAAAAACTCGTTAGAGGAATCCCGCAAAGCCACTGGCACTGTAGGGCGTGCAGAGGAAAAGGCTGTGAAAAATGTAATTTCACAGGTAAACAGTACATGACTTCGGTTGAAGAAATCATTGCAGAACCGTTTATGGAAGTTATGAAAGGAAGTTCAGAAGCACTTCACGGTGCAGGAAGAGAAGATATCGACGTTAGAATGCTTGGAAATGGAAGGCCGTTTGTAATTGAAATAAAAGAGCCAAAAGTAAGAAAAGTTAATTTAGAAGAACTTGCTTCAAAAGTTAATGAATCTGAGACTGTTGAAATAATAAATGTTGAATACGGGGTTAAAAAGGACGTTCACTTCTTCAAAAATGAACCGCATAAAAAAACATATCTTGCCCATGTTGAGTGTGAAGAAAAAGTATCGAACGAAGAAGTGGCTGAATTAGTAAATGAACTCGAAGATTTGACGATTGATCAAAGAACGCCCGATAGAGTCTCACATCGAAGGGCTGACCTCGTGCGTGTACGTAAGGTATATAAAGCTTGGCCGCATATGATTGATGATTATAACTTTGAACTTAAGATATTCTGCGATGGCGGATTATACATCAAAGAACTTATTAGCGGCGATGAAGGGAGAACTACTCCTTCCGTTTCGGAATTGCTAAACAATAAATGCATCTGTAAATTTTTAGATGTTTTGGATGTTCACGACTATGATGATGTAGAAAATATCTAA
- a CDS encoding 50S ribosomal protein L21e, whose translation MQKSEGFRSKTRYKLQKHPRQKGMAPLTRALKCYTEGDRVHVVLDPSVQKGMPHPKFHGKTGVIVAQRGRSFLVRVKDGGKYKDIIARPQHLRESKL comes from the coding sequence ATGCAAAAAAGTGAAGGATTTAGAAGCAAAACAAGATATAAACTTCAGAAACACCCAAGACAGAAAGGAATGGCTCCATTAACAAGAGCTTTAAAATGCTACACCGAAGGAGACAGAGTTCACGTAGTACTCGACCCTTCAGTACAGAAAGGAATGCCGCACCCAAAATTCCACGGTAAAACTGGAGTTATTGTTGCTCAAAGAGGAAGATCATTCTTAGTTAGAGTAAAAGATGGCGGAAAATACAAAGACATTATTGCTAGACCGCAACACTTAAGAGAATCTAAATTATAA
- a CDS encoding RNA polymerase Rpb4 family protein, translating to MIGKEIISEKYTTIAHATEIMDERADFDELSYEHGCSLDYLRKFSTISKEDADAMFEQLTNLGLTEKMAVKIIDLLPETEEDLKIVFYRVDVPENKDEILEVVSKFK from the coding sequence ATGATTGGAAAGGAAATTATTTCCGAAAAATACACAACAATTGCTCATGCAACCGAAATTATGGATGAAAGAGCAGATTTTGACGAATTATCTTATGAACACGGTTGTTCACTTGACTATTTAAGAAAATTTTCAACAATTAGTAAAGAAGATGCTGATGCCATGTTTGAACAGCTCACAAATTTAGGGCTAACTGAAAAAATGGCAGTTAAAATTATAGACTTACTTCCAGAAACAGAAGAAGATCTGAAAATCGTATTTTACAGAGTTGACGTCCCTGAAAACAAGGACGAAATTTTAGAAGTAGTTAGTAAATTCAAATAA
- a CDS encoding DUF655 domain-containing protein → MREGHEQNKREFEDYAYVLDFLEYGYPDDTRPLHQKKPIAQAFGEKQFVMMELTFKDNQVADLAEKLYIGKGKREKVEFVSKMLKYDQLTPTAKTELLHVIKEAVKAQEERFVEFLNNCGPITNRMHTLQLLPGIGKTSMWKVIEEREIKKFESFKDFEDRVRKNIVDPLSKRIEEELKEPQKHYIFVKWKTSH, encoded by the coding sequence ATGAGAGAGGGGCATGAACAAAATAAACGAGAGTTTGAAGATTACGCATACGTTTTGGACTTCTTAGAATATGGCTACCCTGACGATACTAGGCCACTTCACCAAAAAAAACCGATTGCACAGGCTTTTGGTGAAAAACAGTTTGTAATGATGGAATTAACTTTTAAGGATAATCAGGTTGCAGATCTTGCAGAAAAACTCTATATCGGTAAAGGTAAAAGGGAAAAAGTAGAGTTCGTGTCAAAAATGTTAAAATACGACCAACTAACCCCTACTGCAAAAACTGAACTTCTTCACGTAATAAAAGAAGCAGTTAAAGCTCAGGAAGAACGATTCGTTGAATTTTTAAACAATTGTGGGCCAATTACAAACAGGATGCATACATTACAGTTACTTCCAGGAATTGGTAAAACATCAATGTGGAAAGTAATAGAAGAACGAGAAATAAAGAAATTTGAAAGCTTTAAGGATTTTGAAGATAGAGTTAGGAAAAATATAGTTGATCCACTCTCAAAAAGAATAGAAGAGGAACTAAAAGAACCTCAAAAACACTACATCTTTGTAAAGTGGAAAACTAGCCACTAA
- a CDS encoding glycosyltransferase family 4 protein → MKILLPSIYYPFIGGISIHVENLIKNLNKLDEFEFHILNYSFEDTIENSFENVTVHKIPYFSKLRGPSYILNGYKIGKKIIQDEKIDLIHSHHAAPQGFLGAVLGKKCGIPTVLTLHGSDVLNLSKSTFGKYFFNYAVNNSEKIICVSKFLKNNLKSNFDIESNVIYNGFDEELFNSSNKDCDYGLFVGSLVEQKGIFYFSESIKNINFNFKIIGNGPLYNKILDFIKLNDIENVELLGQKSQSEVSEYLKNCSFLVLPSISEGLGMTIIEAMACKKAVIGTDVGGIPELIKDGINGYIVSPKDTKVLKDKINLLVNDKNLRKSLGKEGLNYSKNFSWEISSKKTYEIYNSLLTE, encoded by the coding sequence TTGAAAATATTACTTCCATCAATATACTATCCTTTTATTGGCGGGATTTCAATCCACGTTGAAAATTTAATAAAAAATTTAAACAAACTAGATGAATTCGAATTTCATATCTTAAACTACAGTTTTGAAGACACCATTGAAAATTCTTTTGAAAACGTTACTGTCCACAAAATTCCCTATTTTTCAAAATTAAGGGGTCCAAGTTACATTTTAAATGGATATAAAATCGGAAAAAAAATAATTCAAGACGAAAAAATAGATTTAATCCACAGCCACCATGCAGCTCCGCAAGGGTTTTTGGGGGCAGTTTTAGGCAAAAAATGCGGTATTCCGACAGTTTTAACACTTCATGGAAGCGATGTATTGAATCTCTCAAAAAGCACTTTTGGAAAATACTTTTTTAACTATGCAGTTAACAATTCCGAAAAAATAATATGTGTTAGCAAATTTTTAAAAAACAATCTAAAATCAAATTTTGATATCGAGTCTAACGTCATATATAATGGATTTGATGAAGAATTATTTAATTCGTCGAATAAAGATTGCGATTACGGGTTATTTGTAGGATCCCTTGTTGAACAGAAGGGAATCTTTTATTTTTCAGAAAGTATTAAAAATATCAACTTTAATTTTAAAATTATTGGAAATGGCCCATTATATAATAAAATTCTGGATTTTATAAAATTAAATGACATTGAAAACGTTGAATTGCTCGGACAAAAATCACAAAGTGAAGTTTCAGAGTATTTAAAAAATTGCAGCTTTTTAGTACTTCCTTCGATTTCAGAAGGACTTGGAATGACCATTATTGAAGCAATGGCCTGTAAAAAGGCAGTCATCGGAACTGATGTCGGCGGAATTCCTGAACTAATTAAAGATGGAATAAATGGATATATCGTTTCTCCAAAAGATACAAAAGTTCTCAAAGATAAAATAAACTTGCTTGTAAATGATAAAAATTTAAGAAAATCTCTTGGAAAAGAAGGCTTGAATTATTCAAAAAACTTTTCTTGGGAAATTTCTTCAAAAAAAACTTATGAGATATATAATTCATTATTAACTGAATAA
- a CDS encoding bifunctional precorrin-2 dehydrogenase/sirohydrochlorin ferrochelatase, whose protein sequence is MIPVFLGLSGFKVLIFGFGSVGKRRFEKFLNSGGKITVYSKNIDKKDISKYENARFFESDVSNLSDEELYSIIKNHDIIITSIDEENNKRIVSIAKSIKKFINSSTFERESNLIVPACCSVDGVSFAVYTGGKSPIVAREIRKNVEEYLKNSEFEINFQNKLRDFLKDKIENQNERKKVLEKVFSDENFEKELLELIEKHR, encoded by the coding sequence ATGATTCCTGTTTTTTTAGGCCTGAGCGGATTTAAAGTTTTGATTTTTGGATTTGGAAGCGTTGGAAAAAGAAGATTTGAAAAATTCTTAAATAGTGGTGGAAAAATCACTGTTTATTCCAAAAACATTGATAAAAAGGATATTTCAAAATACGAAAATGCGAGATTTTTTGAATCCGATGTAAGTAATTTAAGTGATGAAGAACTATATTCAATAATAAAAAATCACGATATTATAATAACCTCGATCGACGAAGAAAACAATAAAAGGATTGTTTCGATTGCAAAAAGCATAAAAAAATTCATAAACTCTTCGACTTTTGAAAGGGAATCAAATTTAATAGTTCCTGCATGCTGCAGTGTTGATGGAGTCTCGTTTGCAGTATATACTGGCGGAAAAAGCCCGATAGTTGCAAGAGAAATTCGAAAAAATGTTGAAGAATATTTAAAAAATTCCGAATTTGAAATTAATTTTCAAAATAAACTCCGTGATTTTTTGAAAGATAAAATTGAAAATCAGAACGAGAGAAAAAAGGTTCTTGAAAAAGTTTTTAGCGACGAAAACTTTGAAAAAGAACTTTTAGAACTTATTGAAAAACATAGGTGA
- the hemA gene encoding glutamyl-tRNA reductase, whose translation MLVVRADYKKYPVPVLEKMRIDEDEFYNKYDACVVVQTCNRIEAYFDTEINSNVDGILKDFQGFDVLKGKNATFHFLKVSCGMDSMILGENQILGQIKTSFQKARELKKTSRYLDSLFLKAIHVGQRARTETKINEGGVSIGSAAVELAEKNFGLANRNVLLIGAGEMGTLVAKALIEKHIKAVIVANRTYERAETLAKELKGMAVHFDKLKEAINFSDVIICATSSPHHILEKKDLIDVGNKIIIDIANPRDVDDSVRELENIELYAIDDLRHISDKNLQSRIEEIPAVEKIIDEEYEVLMKQIEKINVEEVLKEFNNYIEEIRVKELEKAIKLSKTKNPEEIMENFSKAFAKRITHDFVSYSINTSKEDLMNSAWWKNGK comes from the coding sequence ATGTTGGTTGTTAGAGCAGATTACAAAAAATACCCCGTACCAGTTCTTGAAAAGATGCGAATTGACGAGGATGAATTTTATAATAAATACGATGCTTGCGTTGTAGTCCAGACTTGCAACAGGATTGAAGCGTATTTTGATACAGAAATAAATTCTAACGTTGATGGTATTTTAAAAGATTTTCAAGGGTTCGATGTATTAAAAGGAAAAAATGCAACATTTCATTTTTTAAAAGTATCTTGCGGAATGGACTCGATGATACTTGGTGAAAACCAGATTTTGGGACAGATAAAAACAAGTTTTCAAAAAGCGCGCGAACTTAAAAAAACGAGTCGCTATTTAGACAGTCTTTTCTTAAAAGCGATACACGTTGGACAGCGTGCGCGAACTGAAACGAAAATTAATGAAGGCGGCGTTTCTATTGGAAGTGCTGCAGTTGAACTTGCGGAAAAAAACTTCGGACTCGCAAACAGAAACGTTTTATTAATCGGTGCAGGTGAAATGGGAACCTTAGTTGCAAAAGCACTGATTGAAAAACATATTAAAGCAGTTATTGTTGCAAACAGGACGTATGAACGAGCTGAAACACTTGCCAAAGAATTAAAAGGAATGGCGGTTCATTTCGACAAATTAAAAGAAGCCATTAACTTCAGTGACGTTATAATCTGTGCTACCTCCTCCCCACACCATATTTTAGAAAAAAAGGACCTTATTGACGTTGGAAACAAGATTATAATCGATATCGCAAATCCAAGAGACGTTGACGATTCGGTGAGGGAACTTGAAAATATCGAACTTTATGCTATTGACGACTTAAGACATATATCCGATAAAAATTTACAGAGCAGAATTGAAGAAATTCCTGCTGTTGAAAAAATTATCGATGAAGAATACGAAGTTCTTATGAAACAGATTGAGAAAATCAATGTTGAAGAAGTTTTAAAGGAATTTAATAATTATATTGAAGAGATTCGAGTAAAAGAGCTTGAAAAAGCAATTAAACTTTCTAAAACTAAAAATCCTGAAGAAATCATGGAAAACTTCTCAAAAGCTTTTGCAAAAAGAATAACTCATGATTTTGTGTCATACTCAATTAATACTTCAAAAGAAGACCTGATGAACTCAGCATGGTGGAAAAATGGAAAATAA
- the hmgA gene encoding hydroxymethylglutaryl-CoA reductase (NADPH), whose amino-acid sequence MENNVNIEEIVEKLIKKEIKVYQLDSEFGERNAVTARRKYLEKLSNVETRHIQEYTLNEKLAMQKNIENMIGAIQIPLGFAGPISINGKYAQGEFNVPFATTEGALVASINRGCSIITKCGGATVRVIDDKMTRAPIIKTNSIVDALKLKEWILDNFAKIKEVAESTTRHGKLIQISPVLIVGRNVYPRFTFKTGDAMGMNMVTIATEKACSFIESELKKEGIIIDTVALSGNVCTDKKPAAINLIDGRGKSVVAEVFLKEEYVEKYLKTTSKAIEQVNTYKNLIGSAISSSLGFNAQYANIVGALFLATGQDEAHIVEGSMGITTAECTGDGLYFSVTLPDLPVATIGGGTRVETQRECLEIIGCAGAEKAVKFAEIAGAVVLAGELSLIGALAAGHLAKAHSELGR is encoded by the coding sequence ATGGAAAATAACGTTAATATTGAAGAAATCGTTGAAAAACTGATTAAAAAAGAAATAAAAGTTTACCAGCTTGATTCAGAATTTGGAGAAAGGAATGCAGTTACTGCAAGACGAAAATACCTTGAAAAACTATCAAACGTTGAAACAAGACATATTCAGGAATATACTCTTAATGAAAAACTTGCAATGCAGAAAAACATCGAAAATATGATTGGTGCAATACAAATTCCACTCGGATTTGCTGGCCCAATTTCAATTAATGGAAAGTATGCACAAGGTGAGTTTAACGTGCCTTTTGCGACTACAGAAGGTGCTCTTGTTGCATCTATTAACCGAGGTTGCAGTATTATCACAAAATGTGGTGGTGCAACTGTACGTGTGATTGACGACAAGATGACCCGTGCACCAATAATTAAAACAAACTCTATTGTTGATGCTTTGAAATTAAAAGAGTGGATATTAGATAACTTCGCAAAGATAAAAGAAGTTGCTGAATCTACAACAAGACACGGTAAGCTAATTCAGATAAGTCCGGTTTTGATAGTTGGAAGAAACGTGTACCCAAGATTTACATTTAAAACCGGGGATGCGATGGGAATGAACATGGTAACAATCGCAACCGAAAAAGCCTGTTCATTTATCGAATCTGAACTTAAAAAAGAAGGTATAATTATAGATACGGTTGCATTGAGCGGTAATGTGTGTACGGATAAAAAACCTGCTGCAATAAACTTGATTGACGGAAGGGGAAAAAGCGTTGTTGCAGAAGTATTTTTAAAAGAAGAATACGTTGAAAAGTATTTAAAAACTACTTCAAAAGCAATTGAACAGGTAAACACTTACAAAAACTTGATTGGTTCTGCAATAAGCTCTTCATTAGGATTTAACGCACAGTATGCAAATATTGTTGGTGCATTATTTTTAGCAACAGGACAGGACGAAGCACACATCGTTGAAGGCAGTATGGGAATTACAACTGCAGAATGTACTGGAGATGGCCTTTATTTCTCAGTTACACTTCCAGATTTACCTGTTGCTACAATTGGTGGTGGAACCAGAGTTGAAACACAGCGAGAATGCCTCGAAATAATTGGATGTGCAGGTGCTGAAAAAGCAGTTAAATTTGCAGAAATTGCAGGAGCTGTTGTTTTGGCTGGTGAATTATCACTCATTGGTGCCCTTGCTGCAGGACATCTTGCAAAAGCGCATTCTGAACTTGGAAGATAA
- a CDS encoding Tfx family DNA-binding protein produces MKSGTMESFLTEIQINVLNLRKRGHTQDEIANIMGTSRANISMIEKRARENIEKARNTLSIYNDIIAPSKIKIDQGTDVFNIPKIIFSKSDQDEIHVNYSSLQIMEFVNQNAQRYIKNRIVVEPFVVTILQNGDISVHDYEETGKSEQ; encoded by the coding sequence ATGAAAAGTGGAACTATGGAATCGTTTTTGACAGAAATTCAAATAAATGTGCTAAACCTCAGAAAACGAGGGCACACACAAGATGAAATTGCCAACATTATGGGGACAAGTAGGGCAAACATCAGTATGATCGAGAAAAGAGCTCGCGAAAATATAGAAAAAGCGCGAAATACATTGAGTATTTACAACGATATAATCGCACCCTCTAAGATTAAAATAGATCAGGGTACTGACGTATTTAATATTCCAAAGATTATTTTTTCAAAATCAGATCAGGATGAAATACACGTAAATTACTCCTCCCTTCAAATTATGGAGTTTGTAAACCAAAACGCTCAAAGGTACATTAAAAATAGAATTGTAGTAGAGCCATTTGTTGTAACAATACTTCAAAACGGAGATATATCCGTTCACGATTACGAAGAAACTGGAAAAAGTGAGCAATAA
- a CDS encoding mRNA surveillance protein pelota: MKIIQEIPEKNIIKLIPENLDDLWHLSNIIQPYNAIYAVTERRTEDKGDKLRADRGTKRRVFLGIKAEKINFHEDFNRLRVSGKIIHAPDDIPIGSYHTIDIEPLLQVSVQKNWKKWDLVRLKEAEDSSKKPKVVVVILDDSEADIFLVREFGIKELVSIKSGVSKKLDYKQNEQAKFSYYSDIINSISEFEGKILFAGPGFGKNNIQNYISEKHKDLAPNVVVESANHTGKSGLSEILKSGIIDKIYGEARISKETQVIEKLLEEISKKGLAAYGIESVNNAMNYSAIDTLLLTDEYLRRNRRNIEELMNSVENINGNVLIISTEHDAGKQLKALGGISALLRFPIE; encoded by the coding sequence ATGAAGATCATTCAAGAGATACCTGAAAAAAATATAATAAAACTAATTCCTGAAAATTTAGATGATTTATGGCATTTATCAAACATAATACAACCATATAATGCAATTTACGCTGTAACGGAACGAAGAACAGAAGATAAAGGGGATAAATTACGTGCAGATCGGGGAACTAAGAGAAGAGTTTTTTTAGGAATAAAGGCTGAAAAAATCAATTTCCATGAAGATTTCAACCGACTTAGGGTGAGCGGAAAAATTATCCATGCTCCAGACGATATCCCGATTGGTTCATACCATACAATTGATATCGAACCACTTTTGCAGGTTTCTGTTCAGAAAAACTGGAAAAAATGGGATCTTGTAAGATTAAAAGAAGCGGAAGACTCATCTAAAAAGCCAAAAGTGGTAGTCGTTATTCTAGATGATAGTGAAGCAGATATATTTTTAGTTCGTGAATTTGGAATTAAGGAACTTGTAAGTATTAAATCAGGCGTTTCTAAAAAATTAGATTATAAACAGAACGAACAGGCTAAATTTAGCTATTATTCTGATATTATCAATTCAATTTCAGAATTTGAAGGAAAAATACTCTTTGCAGGCCCAGGATTTGGAAAAAACAATATTCAAAACTACATTTCTGAAAAACATAAAGATTTGGCCCCAAACGTAGTCGTGGAATCTGCAAACCATACTGGAAAATCAGGACTTTCTGAGATATTAAAATCAGGAATTATTGATAAAATTTACGGCGAAGCAAGGATCAGCAAAGAAACACAAGTTATAGAAAAATTACTCGAAGAAATATCTAAAAAAGGTCTTGCTGCATACGGAATTGAAAGTGTAAACAATGCAATGAATTACTCTGCAATTGATACCCTTTTACTAACTGATGAATATTTAAGAAGAAACAGACGAAATATTGAAGAATTGATGAACAGTGTTGAAAATATCAATGGAAACGTACTTATTATTTCAACAGAACATGATGCAGGAAAACAATTGAAAGCACTCGGCGGAATTTCAGCATTATTGAGGTTTCCAATAGAATAG
- a CDS encoding Coenzyme F420 hydrogenase/dehydrogenase, beta subunit C-terminal domain: protein MKSYLNLKEEVWDKETCSGCGACVSVCPTENIYFKQQSPVQFDCDECACIIVPTEDGETPISAEFCKVTLYDVNCGACYNVCPRTKERHIFNLEKVPGRVIENYKAKSTLETKNIQSGGVVTAILANAFDEGLIDGAIVMMEDKWTMDPKSYLATSKEDVLKTAGSRYNWNVPILEALKEAVMVKKLNKIAVVGTPCVINAVYHIMATKNDLVEPFKEAIRLKVSLFCFETFDYDKMLKKIKELEINPWDIKKMEIDKGKLIVSTIHGNVISFKIEELDEMVRKGCNVCRDFTGISSDISVGNVGTPEGYSTVLIRNKWGKGFFDRTVINGYVSVEGEASLEPVKSLSIKKMERKDVEF, encoded by the coding sequence ATGAAGTCATACTTGAACTTAAAAGAAGAAGTATGGGATAAAGAAACGTGCTCTGGTTGCGGTGCGTGCGTTTCTGTATGCCCTACTGAAAATATATACTTTAAACAGCAAAGCCCTGTGCAATTTGACTGTGATGAATGCGCATGTATAATTGTACCAACCGAAGATGGGGAGACCCCGATTTCAGCGGAATTCTGTAAAGTAACTCTTTACGATGTAAATTGCGGTGCTTGCTACAACGTATGCCCTAGAACAAAAGAAAGACATATCTTTAACTTAGAAAAAGTTCCTGGAAGAGTTATCGAAAACTATAAAGCAAAATCAACACTTGAAACCAAAAATATCCAAAGTGGTGGTGTTGTAACTGCAATATTGGCAAATGCTTTTGATGAAGGCTTAATCGATGGCGCAATTGTAATGATGGAAGATAAATGGACGATGGATCCAAAATCATACCTTGCAACATCAAAAGAAGACGTTTTAAAAACTGCAGGAAGCAGATACAATTGGAACGTTCCGATTCTTGAAGCTTTAAAAGAAGCTGTAATGGTAAAAAAATTAAATAAAATTGCAGTTGTTGGAACCCCCTGTGTTATCAATGCAGTTTACCACATAATGGCAACGAAAAATGATTTAGTCGAACCTTTCAAAGAAGCAATAAGATTGAAAGTATCATTATTCTGTTTTGAAACGTTTGACTATGATAAAATGCTCAAAAAAATAAAAGAATTAGAAATAAACCCCTGGGACATCAAAAAGATGGAAATTGACAAGGGAAAACTTATAGTTTCAACGATACATGGCAATGTCATTAGTTTCAAAATCGAAGAGCTTGATGAAATGGTAAGAAAAGGATGTAACGTTTGTAGGGACTTTACAGGAATTTCTTCAGACATCTCTGTCGGAAACGTAGGAACACCTGAAGGTTACTCCACAGTTTTAATAAGAAACAAATGGGGTAAAGGATTCTTTGATAGAACTGTAATCAACGGATACGTTTCAGTTGAAGGTGAAGCATCGTTAGAACCTGTAAAATCACTTTCAATCAAGAAAATGGAAAGAAAAGACGTTGAATTCTAA